The sequence atcaataagggatcatagctttcacctggtcagtatgtCATGGAATAAGCAGGTGTTATTATGTTTTGTACATACAGTGTAACATCTAAaaccacatcaaatcaaatgtatttataaagcccttttttaacaaagtgcttatacaaaattcagcctaaaacccaaagagcaagcaatgcagatgtggcTCGCaaaaaaactccatagaaagtgTGGTTGCAAATATAACACAGACAAATGCATAAGATGTATAGAATAGCTGAACACTAAAAACAGACTACATGAATATGTGGATAAATACTGGAGCCAGGGCTCTGGAAAAGGTGTGGGTCCCGCGGGGCTCTCCGGCTTGTATTAAAAGTCTATAATTGAATTCAAAGTTCTTCATTGTGTCATATTTGAACCGATTTTCCACTACAAAAGGCAGAAACTTGTGTGTAGTCTTCATAGGGCTAACCCTCCTGAATGGGAATGCAAAACCTTTTTTTCTGCTTACACGTGTAATCACCGGTATTGCACTTTTACGACGGTCCCTAAACCACCCGAGCGCCAGAAAACAGAATCTTGCCTTCTGTTCGACCCTGTTAAGGGAAGAGTTCGACTATCGGTAAAAACAAAAGGTGTATTTTGCTCTCTACCGTCATCTGATTCTAGATATTACCTTAGGACGTTCCGTTGGACAGCTATTGACGAGCGAACTCTGAATATCTAAAGTAGCCTAAACGAATTTACTGCGGTGATTTTGGTTGGAGTAACTCTCTCGCTTTATTACCTTGTCGCgcaggtgaaaatctgttgtaaGGAAGCATTTACGAAACGAAACTATGCCGCGTCTTTTTTGTCTGTAattcaaaaaaaaatatatatatacaaatgtaaACTCTTGCTCTTTATGGAATATAACCACTCGGAAGAAAACTCGGTGGAGAACCGCGATCACCCTTCGAATGCCGTGAGTAAGCCAAATTAATAAACCCAGGTGTAACTTATTTTAAAGTATCCATTACAGATGGAACGAAAGTTGATTAGATATGTGTTTTGGAAGTAGCACCTTGACAActattgtatttttttgttgttgacaaaaGGTTGAAGATGGACTGAAACGGTCGTCGTCCATTTCAACTAGTTGTTCTACGTCTCAGCATATGGCAGTAGTAACCTTTCATTGTATGAAGTAGGCCCGGCCCTGCTTTCCTCAAACAACTGATCAGGACATTTTTGTAGTCACCCCCACCCCACAGCCTATCAGACAAAGTCTTTTGATTACATTCACGTTATGACACATTGGTTTACATTTTGGCCTACGTTGAATGGACACCGTCCTCATCCTGGCTTCCATATGGCCTTTGACTTTCTGTGAAAGTACGTTTTGAACGTGGCCTACAGgccagaggggtatactacacaTTTCCTACATTAGCCAGCTCACTTCAATCAACAACTAGAAATGACTAGCTTTTCTGGTTCATTAAGAAAGCTAAACTTacgtgtgtgtttttggttgtttAGTCAATTAGGCCATCCCCGTTTTCAAGTTGATCTTTatacaaaataaaacatttttaaagaaTATTTATGCAAGTTAGCCGGCTAATTCAATACCCCTCGGGGCTTCTCCGTGTGCTGGAGACCCAGGCTGCAAATGTTTTTCCTACCACAGCAATAACACACCTGAATCAATTTCTCATCTCATCACCAAGCCTTGGATTTGATTCacggctgctttgttgtctattTCAAGCTGCTGATTATTATGACAGGATTAAGCAATGTTTAAAAAATACAGCATACATATTTCCTACATTAATGTAATGAATTGCCCTCCCCCACACTCCCTGTCCTCTTCTTTCCCAGGCCTTGGCTCTAGTGAGCCACCATGCCCAGCAGCATCACAGGGAGCCCCAGACCCTGGTCAGCGCCAGGGGGCCAGGTCGGCCTCATACCTGTGGAACCCAACCATCTCCTCTACcggagcagcagcagcaccagccAGGAGTCCTGCTATGAGGAGCGATGTGTGGACCCGGTGGAGTTGAGGCACCAGGGTCCCAGGGGGACCCACCACAAGGCCCACCACGGGGACGTGCAGAGCAAGGCGGCTGATGAGACCATCGGCTTCATCCCCGGATCAGCAGACTCTCCTCCAGGGGATCATGGGTGTGGTCCTTGTGCCCCCTCCTCCCCAGGCAGCTGTAAGAACTGGGTGTGCAGCGTGCTGACCTGTGGAATCTACATGGTGTGTCGGCGCACCATCCTGGCCCCCAGTCCCACAGGGAGGTCACCAGATGACGATCAGGAGAAGGTCAACCTCCGGGGTCTCCAGAGCCACCCTGGGGCCAACGACCCCCAAACCAGGAAGGAGGGCGGGGGTAGTGGCTCTGATTGGTCGGAGGACATCTACATCAGAGGGGTCAAAGTGGATATTCCCAGAATGGAGGAGGAGCCAGTGGTCATTACCAGGCCTCTGTTACACAatggaagaggtggaggagggagacggTACAGCCCTCCATCCTACTCCTGGTATGAGGGGGATACGGGTGATCTGAGCATGGGTGACGTGGACTCTCTGATCACCCAGAAGCTTCTGGAGCTGTACTCTGAGTACCAGATCGAGGAGCTGGCCCActgcacctcggactcagtgttCCTGAAGAAGACCGGTGAGATCAGCCAGCTGATCAGTGACCTGGCCGAGGAGCATCAGCTTGATGAGCAGGACGCAGAAGGTCGACTGGTCAAGGGCATCATCAGGTAGCTACCATTCACTGACATTTGCTGGTAGTGTTTAACTGCCTTGATCAAGGGC comes from Oncorhynchus gorbuscha isolate QuinsamMale2020 ecotype Even-year linkage group LG24, OgorEven_v1.0, whole genome shotgun sequence and encodes:
- the LOC124012908 gene encoding keratinocyte differentiation factor 1-like isoform X2, translating into MPSSITGSPRPWSAPGGQVGLIPVEPNHLLYRSSSSTSQESCYEERCVDPVELRHQGPRGTHHKAHHGDVQSKAADETIGFIPGSADSPPGDHGCGPCAPSSPGSCKNWVCSVLTCGIYMVCRRTILAPSPTGRSPDDDQEKVNLRGLQSHPGANDPQTRKEGGGSGSDWSEDIYIRGVKVDIPRMEEEPVVITRPLLHNGRGGGGRRYSPPSYSWYEGDTGDLSMGDVDSLITQKLLELYSEYQIEELAHCTSDSVFLKKTGEISQLISDLAEEHQLDEQDAEGRLVKGIIRISTRKSKKRPPYRRSQRSTSDSGNETMSNYQTSTISNNNDYDIQISKETDSDMNARNMRMTSGAESSERQMSVLGMPLPGTSVRT
- the LOC124012908 gene encoding keratinocyte differentiation factor 1-like isoform X3; amino-acid sequence: MPSSITGSPRPWSAPGGQVGLIPVEPNHLLYRSSSSTSQESCYEERCVDPVELRHQGPRGTHHKAHHGDVQSKAADETIGFIPGSADSPPGDHGCGPCAPSSPGSCKNWVCSVLTCGIYMVCRRTILAPSPTGRSPDDDQEKVNLRGLQSHPGANDPQTRKEGGGSGSDWSEDIYIRGVKVDIPRMEEEPVVITRPLLHNGRGGGGRRYSPPSYSWYEGDTGDLSMGDVDSLITQKLLELYSEYQIEELAHCTSDSVFLKKTGEISQLISDLAEEHQLDEQDAEGRLVKGIIRISTRKSKKRPPYRRSQRSTSDSGNETMSNYQTSTISNNNLQGDRF
- the LOC124012908 gene encoding keratinocyte differentiation factor 1-like isoform X1 encodes the protein MPSSITGSPRPWSAPGGQVGLIPVEPNHLLYRSSSSTSQESCYEERCVDPVELRHQGPRGTHHKAHHGDVQSKAADETIGFIPGSADSPPGDHGCGPCAPSSPGSCKNWVCSVLTCGIYMVCRRTILAPSPTGRSPDDDQEKVNLRGLQSHPGANDPQTRKEGGGSGSDWSEDIYIRGVKVDIPRMEEEPVVITRPLLHNGRGGGGRRYSPPSYSWYEGDTGDLSMGDVDSLITQKLLELYSEYQIEELAHCTSDSVFLKKTGEISQLISDLAEEHQLDEQDAEGRLVKGIIRISTRKSKKRPPYRRSQRSTSDSGNETMSNYQTSTISNNNDYDIQISKETDSDMNARNMRMTSGAAESSERQMSVLGMPLPGTSVRT